The following are encoded together in the Cicer arietinum cultivar CDC Frontier isolate Library 1 chromosome 2, Cicar.CDCFrontier_v2.0, whole genome shotgun sequence genome:
- the LOC101498719 gene encoding ethylene-responsive transcription factor ERF014-like, translating into MVKAEKKINKEKSKPMQNQPLSISSSEISASNEKKKKYKGVRMRSWGSWVSEIRAPNQKTRIWLGSYSTAEAAARAYDAALLCLKGSSANFNFPLNKNSSHNFIPQQNNNNNNVVMSPKSIQRVAAAAAAANNINDIAINTPPSSNPVSTTTTSSSLVSSPSMSTSSPNSDQIHDNDDVSLFSSFGAYTSCDHQANESMAMMDSWYGFDGLQSPKHVNDHMLLSEALFDIDSTQVLLDDWYEEGDISLWSFY; encoded by the coding sequence ATGGTTAAAGCAGAGAAGaaaatcaacaaagaaaaatcaaagCCAATGCAAAACCAACCTTTATCTATATCTTCATCAGAAATTTCAGCATCaaatgagaagaagaaaaagtacAAAGGAGTGAGAATGAGGAGTTGGGGTTCTTGGGTATCAGAAATTAGAGCACCAAATCAAAAAACAAGAATATGGTTAGGTTCATATTCAACTGCTGAAGCTGCAGCTAGAGCCTATGATGCTGCACTTTTATGCCTTAAAGGTTCTTCAGCAAATTTTAATTTCCCTTTAAACAAAAATTCTTCACATAATTTCATTCCTcaacaaaacaacaacaataataatgttGTTATGTCACCTAAATCAATCCAAAGAGTAGCTGCTGCTGCTGCAGCTgctaataatattaatgatattGCTATTAACACCCCACCTTCTTCTAATCctgtttcaacaacaacaacttcaTCTTCATTGGTTTCATCTCCATCAATGTCAACATCTTCTCCAAATTCTGATCAAATtcatgataatgatgatgtttcaCTTTTTTCATCTTTTGGGGCCTACACTAGTTGTGATCATCAAGCAAATGAATCAATGGCTATGATGGATTCTTGGTATGGATTTGATGGTTTACAATCACCAAAACATGTTAATGATCATATGCTACTAAGTGAGGCTTTGTTTGATATTGATTCAACTCAAGTGCTTCTTGATGATTGGTATGAAGAAGGTGACATTAGTTTGTGGAGCTTCTACTAA